CCAGCGCATCGAGCGTCGCCACGATGCGGGCCAGCTCCTCCATCGCCTCGCGGGCGGGCAGGGCCTTCAGGGCCTCCTGGGCCATCGACTCCACCTGCCAGCGCGCCTGGCGCGGCAGCGAGGCCGCGTACAGGTCGACCCGCGCGGTGAGGTCGCGCACGTTCTCCACCAGCACCGAGGCGCCGCGCAGGGCCCCCAGCCCCGACTGCGCCGTCAGGTCCGCGAGCAGCGGGACGGTGGATTCGCGCGCGACGAGCGAGCCGACCAGGGGATGCGCTCCGGCCCACGCGTGCACCCGCTCCCAGGCGCCCGTCACGTCGTCCTGGCCGGACAGCTCGCGCCACAGGGCCTCGATTTCAGCCTCCTGCTGGCGCAGCAGCAATTCGGCCGCCGCGCTCACCTCCGGGGTCGCTCCCGCCTTCCGGGCCCAGTCGGGGAGGGCGAGCTCGAGCTGGGCGAGGAGCGCCCACGCATCCACCACCGCCGCCACCGGGTCGGGTTGGAGCAGCGCGCCCTGCATCGCCGGGACGGCGTTGAGTTTGAACGTGGTCATCGCCTCGCGCACGGACGGCGTGTCCGCCTTCGCGGCGATGTCGTCCGCGGAGACCTCCAGGAGGCCGGAGAAGCGGCGCGCCATGTCGCGCACACGGGTACGCAGGGCGGCGACGGACAGGTCCGAGCGCCCCACGCGCCGTGTCAGCTCCGTGCGCGGCTCGGTCGTCGCGCAGCCACCGAGCCACGTGAGCAGCAGCGCGAGGGCGGCGAGGCGGGGGCGGGACATGGGGCCCGACCAAGCTGCTCACGTCCGCTTCCGCGGCCGAGCGTCCCCAGGGGCCGGAAGACGTCTTCCAAGGAACGCTCCGTCGCCGCGGCTCACTTCTTCTTCGGCTTGGGCGGGAAGTCCGCCAGCATCTTCGAGACGGCCTTGGAGATCCTCTTCTGCTGATCCTCGGGGCTCGCGTTCTCCTTGAGCTCCGACTTCGCCCTGCCGCGCCAGACGAGCTTCTTCGAGGACGCGTCCACGATGTCGAGCAGCAGCGTGCCCTCCTCGTACTCGCGCACGTACGTCTCCGGCACCGTCATCCCGACCGGCCCCGCGAAGAACGGGTCCCACGCCGGGTCGTACGGATAGCCGTAGTAGTTGTTGACGGTGTCCGCCTCGAGCTTCTGGTTGATGGCGCCGTGCCAGCCGACGAGGAAGTCCGGGTTCGATTCCGGCGACACCTTCTGGTAGCCGCGCGACTGGAGGGCCTGGTCGGTGGCCTTCTGGACCTCCGCGCCGATGATGGGGTTGTAGACGTTCTTGTCTCCCCCGGTAGGCGGCGGCAGCCAGGCGTAGGTCTTGAAACTGTCGAGCTGCTGGACGGCGCCCGGGTCGTAGTTGGTCTTCACGTCGATGGTCGAACAGGCCGCGAACATCGACGCGAGCAGCAGGGGAGCGAGTCGGGACAGCAGCCGCATGGAAGCCTCCTCGGTGACGGCGCGCCGCGCGCCGTGGGCCTCCAGAGGGTAGTCACGCGCCCGCGCCGCTCCCTCGCGCGCGTCCATGCCCGCATCCGACCCGGGTCGCACCCAAGTGATCCGGGCGCGACGTCCGGACGTGCGCGGCTTCAGTCCTCCGGCGACGCGTCCGCAGGGCCGCCGCGCCACGCGCGCTTCAGCTTCCCCTCGGAGCGGGCCAGGGCGAGGGCGAGCTTCGCGCGCTTCTCGACGGGCAGGTCCTTGGCGAGCGCCTGGTACATCTCCCGGTCCAACGCGGCGATGCGCTCGCGGGCCTCGA
This sequence is a window from Myxococcus stipitatus. Protein-coding genes within it:
- a CDS encoding DUF4136 domain-containing protein, coding for MRLLSRLAPLLLASMFAACSTIDVKTNYDPGAVQQLDSFKTYAWLPPPTGGDKNVYNPIIGAEVQKATDQALQSRGYQKVSPESNPDFLVGWHGAINQKLEADTVNNYYGYPYDPAWDPFFAGPVGMTVPETYVREYEEGTLLLDIVDASSKKLVWRGRAKSELKENASPEDQQKRISKAVSKMLADFPPKPKKK
- a CDS encoding chemotaxis protein — its product is MSRPRLAALALLLTWLGGCATTEPRTELTRRVGRSDLSVAALRTRVRDMARRFSGLLEVSADDIAAKADTPSVREAMTTFKLNAVPAMQGALLQPDPVAAVVDAWALLAQLELALPDWARKAGATPEVSAAAELLLRQQEAEIEALWRELSGQDDVTGAWERVHAWAGAHPLVGSLVARESTVPLLADLTAQSGLGALRGASVLVENVRDLTARVDLYAASLPRQARWQVESMAQEALKALPAREAMEELARIVATLDALGTLASGTPALLARERQAVLNALAGERQAVQRFVEDERRALVEDLRGERRAVLATLHTERVEALRQTEQLGHGLVDHAFERLTTLVDRVFLWLLGLTLLGVLGVAGALALLPRVRRRE